In the genome of Xanthomonas translucens pv. cerealis, one region contains:
- the phbB gene encoding acetoacetyl-CoA reductase has translation MTLRIAYVTSGMGSIGTAICQKLARNGHTVVAGCGPNSPRKSAWLREQRELGFDFVASEGNATDWDSTVAAFAQVKAEVGEIDVLVNNAGGSRDTLFRQMSREDWQTVIGSNLNSLFNITKQVVDGMTARGWGRIVNIGAVSAQKGHIGQINYATAKAAMQGFSRALAQEVASRGVTVNTVSPGYIASAAISSFPPDVLDRLATSVPLRRLGKPEEVAALCGWLTSDEAAYVTGADYAVNGGLHMG, from the coding sequence ATGACTCTAAGAATCGCCTACGTCACCAGCGGCATGGGCAGCATCGGTACCGCGATCTGCCAGAAACTGGCGCGCAACGGGCATACCGTGGTCGCCGGCTGCGGCCCCAATTCGCCGCGCAAGTCGGCGTGGCTGCGCGAGCAGCGCGAGCTGGGCTTCGACTTCGTCGCCTCCGAAGGCAACGCCACCGACTGGGACTCCACCGTCGCCGCGTTCGCCCAGGTCAAGGCCGAGGTCGGCGAGATCGACGTGCTGGTCAACAACGCCGGTGGCAGCCGCGACACGCTATTCCGGCAGATGAGCCGCGAGGACTGGCAGACGGTGATCGGCAGCAATCTCAACTCGCTGTTCAACATCACCAAGCAGGTGGTGGACGGCATGACCGCGCGCGGCTGGGGCCGTATCGTCAACATCGGCGCGGTCAGCGCACAGAAGGGCCATATCGGGCAGATCAACTACGCCACCGCCAAGGCGGCGATGCAGGGCTTCAGCCGCGCGCTGGCGCAGGAAGTGGCGTCGCGCGGGGTCACCGTCAACACCGTGTCGCCCGGCTACATCGCCAGCGCCGCGATCAGCAGCTTCCCTCCCGACGTGCTCGACCGCCTGGCCACTTCGGTGCCGCTGCGCCGGCTCGGCAAGCCAGAGGAAGTGGCCGCGCTGTGCGGCTGGCTGACCTCCGACGAAGCGGCCTACGTCACCGGCGCCGACTACGCGGTCAACGGTGGCCTGCACATGGGCTAG